The DNA segment GCCCTTTAACATAAACGAGGTCTCGTAAAACATATCCGTGATACGCTCGCAGGCTTTTTTAGCGCTCTCTATGTCGGTGTGTTTCATCAGCATCGCAAAGCACCCTCCTCCGTAATACGCCAATACGTCGCTACGCCTTGACGTGCGAAGTAGCATACGCGAGATATTTTTTAACAACGCTAATTTCCCCTTCGAGCCGATTTCTCTTATCGTGGATTCTTTAGGTTTTATGAGCATTACGGAGGATTTGTAACCGTATTTTTTGATGTAGCCGACCTCCACTTCAAGCGTTTTTAAGAAAAATTTTCTATTGTAGATGTCGAATTTTTGGTCGTAGATCGACTGCTCCTCTACGATTTTAAAAACCTTACTGACCTCTTCGTAGCTTGTTTTTATCACTTCGATGTGCTTGTTCATCAGCAAATTTAGCTTATTTAGATCCTCGTTAAATTCGTTAAACATATTTTGGATGGTTAGCAAATTTGTGTTTGGATCAAGGATGCTCGAGCGTTTTTTTATTATTGTTTTTAAGATAGCTAAATTTTTGTAAATTAGCGCGACGGCCTGGAGCATGCATTTTATTTGCATAAAGCTATTTTTCACCTCGCGCTCGATACTTATTTGCCTATCGTCTTCGAGCCTGCCCATCTCGTCTTCGATCTTTATGATCTCGCCGACTTTCCTTTTAAAATCATCAGGCTGCTTTTCAAGCATCTTCTCAAAAAAAACGGTGTAGTTTTTCGGGATCGAGGGGACATTTTCCTCGGTTAGCTCTTTTATGATGGCTTCGGAAAAGCCGTAAATGTTAAATTCGCTCTCCTGGACTTCCTGGACTTTTTCATCGTCCTTTTCTGCCGCTACGGTCTCGTTTTTTTTGTTGTCTAACTTTATCAAATTCTACTCTTTACTTAAAGCTTTTTTCCAAAACCTTATCTATAAGCCCGTATTCTTTGGCCTCCGCAGAACTCATAAAAAAGTCCCTGTCGGTATCTTTTTGGATTTTGGCTAGTTTTTGACCGGTGTTTTTAGCTAAGATCGCGTTTAAAATCTCTTTCATACGCAAAATTTCTTTCGCCTGTATCTCGATATCGGTCGCCTGTCCGCGCGCGCCGCCTAGAGGTTGATGGATCATTATGCGGGAATTTGGCAGTGCATATCTCTTGCCCTGCGCGCCGCAGCTAAGCAAAAACGCGCCCATGGATGCGGCCTGACCTATGCAGATCGTGCAGACGTCGGGCTTGATATAGTTCATCGTGTCGTAAATGCTAAATCCGCTCGTTATCACGCCGCCGGGGCTATTTATATATAGGTAGATGTCCTTGTCCGGATCCTCGGCCTCTAAAAACAACATCTGAGCCACGATCGCCGAGGCGATGCCGTCTTCGATCTCGCCGCTAAGCATTATTATGCGGTCTTTTAGCAGGCGCGAGTAGATGTCGTAGCTTCTCTCGCCTTTGCTCGTGCGCTCTATGACGTAGGGTATGTAGTAGCTCATCACTCCGCCTTTTTCTCTTTTTTATCGCTTTTTAGAGCAAACATCTCGTTAAACAGTTTCTCCTCGATCATCGACATTTTGATCGCGGGTAAAATTCCTTGATTTTTGTAGTTTTCAAGGTGCTGTTTAGGATCTACGCCCGAGCGATACGCCTCGAAATAAACAGCCTGAATTAGTTCTTGATCGCTTACCTTAATATTTCTGCGGCGCGCCAACTCGTCTATTATAAACGTCAGCTTCACGCTTTTAACTGCGTCGTCTCGGTAGGTCTCGCGCTGTTTAGCCAGGGCATCCTTATCCTCTCTAAATTTAGCCATTTGCTCCGGCGTAAAGCCGCTCCAGGCGCCGCGAAACTGCATATCCATCTCTTGTTCTACGATATTTTTCGGCACGTCGAAGTTAAATTTAGCCACGATAGCTTCGGCAAATTTCGGCTTTAGCTCCTCATTTACGTTTTTGGCGTGCTTGTCGGCTTTGATCTGCTCTTTTAGCCTCTCTTCAAAAAGCTCGACGCTCACCTTTTCCTCGCCCGGCATCACTTGTTTTAACGTCTCTTCATCGATCTCCTCAGGCACTTTTTTGCCTTGGATTTCGTGAAGCTTTACCTTAAAGGTCGCATCTTTGCCCGCAAGGTGCGCCGCGCCGTATTCTGCGGGAAATTTAACCTTCACGTCGCGCTCCTGCCCTACTTTTAGTCCGATCATACCGTCCTCAAAGCCCGGTATAAACTGACCTGAGCCGATTTCTAGCAGGTAGTTTTCGGCTTTGCCGCCCTCAAACGCCGCGCCGTCTACGAAGCCCTCGAAGTCAAATTTGGCAAAATCGCCCTTTTCTAGCGCCGCCTTTTCTATTTTTTCCAGCGGAGCCATCATTTTTAAAATTTCGTTTTTTCTCTCGTCGATCTCTTTTTTAGTCACGCGCGGAGTGCTGACGCTCTCTATCAGCTCCTCGTAGCCGTCGATGTTTATGACCGGTTTAAACGAAATCTCGATCCGGGCGTCTATCTCGTTCTCGCCTCTTTCAAATTTATCAAACACCGGCTCGCCGATAACCTCTTCAAATTTTCTATTTAGCTCTTTTAGTCCCGCGTCGATCGCGTCTTTTACCGCCTCTTGCTCGGCATCGGCGGTCAGCTCTTTCTCATATCTTTTTAGTACCACGTTCACAGGCACTTTGCCCGCTCTAAATCCGTCTATTTTCATATTTTTAG comes from the Campylobacter rectus genome and includes:
- a CDS encoding GGDEF domain-containing protein, producing MIKLDNKKNETVAAEKDDEKVQEVQESEFNIYGFSEAIIKELTEENVPSIPKNYTVFFEKMLEKQPDDFKRKVGEIIKIEDEMGRLEDDRQISIEREVKNSFMQIKCMLQAVALIYKNLAILKTIIKKRSSILDPNTNLLTIQNMFNEFNEDLNKLNLLMNKHIEVIKTSYEEVSKVFKIVEEQSIYDQKFDIYNRKFFLKTLEVEVGYIKKYGYKSSVMLIKPKESTIREIGSKGKLALLKNISRMLLRTSRRSDVLAYYGGGCFAMLMKHTDIESAKKACERITDMFYETSFMLKGEKFEFDMEVVASDLNTDKTVTELLSAILDMLARTGRDAEHYMVLEDGGEK
- the clpP gene encoding ATP-dependent Clp endopeptidase proteolytic subunit ClpP, which codes for MSYYIPYVIERTSKGERSYDIYSRLLKDRIIMLSGEIEDGIASAIVAQMLFLEAEDPDKDIYLYINSPGGVITSGFSIYDTMNYIKPDVCTICIGQAASMGAFLLSCGAQGKRYALPNSRIMIHQPLGGARGQATDIEIQAKEILRMKEILNAILAKNTGQKLAKIQKDTDRDFFMSSAEAKEYGLIDKVLEKSFK
- the tig gene encoding trigger factor yields the protein MQITTKVIDTANASISAKIPSAEVKSKLENLAKKAAKNMKIDGFRAGKVPVNVVLKRYEKELTADAEQEAVKDAIDAGLKELNRKFEEVIGEPVFDKFERGENEIDARIEISFKPVINIDGYEELIESVSTPRVTKKEIDERKNEILKMMAPLEKIEKAALEKGDFAKFDFEGFVDGAAFEGGKAENYLLEIGSGQFIPGFEDGMIGLKVGQERDVKVKFPAEYGAAHLAGKDATFKVKLHEIQGKKVPEEIDEETLKQVMPGEEKVSVELFEERLKEQIKADKHAKNVNEELKPKFAEAIVAKFNFDVPKNIVEQEMDMQFRGAWSGFTPEQMAKFREDKDALAKQRETYRDDAVKSVKLTFIIDELARRRNIKVSDQELIQAVYFEAYRSGVDPKQHLENYKNQGILPAIKMSMIEEKLFNEMFALKSDKKEKKAE